The genomic region CAACTCAACGCGGCGCTGAGCGCGCTGGCGGAGGGCCTGCGCGGCAACGGCGACGACCTGGGCGCTCTGTTGGCCGGCCTGAACACTTATCTGCAGCAGCTCAACCCGAAACTGCCCACGCTGCAGGAAGATCTGCGCAAGACCGCCGTGGTGGCCAACATCTACGGTGACGCCGGCCCCGACCTGGCGCGCATCTTCGACAACGCGCCGGCGATCAGCGACACGATCGTCGACGAGCAGGACAATCTCAACGCTACATTGCTCGCCGCGACCGGCCTGGCCAACAACGGAACCCAGACGCTGGAACCGGCGGAGACCGACTACATCGCGGCGATCCAGCGGCTGCGGGCGCCGCTGAAAGTGGCGAGTGATTATTCGCCGATGTTCGGCTGCCTGCTGGAGGGCACCGCGTTGGCGGTCGACCGGTTCGCCCCGATCATCGGCGGCATCCGGCCCGGCCTTTTTGTGTCATCGAACTTCATGCTCGGCGCCCCTGCGTACACCTACCCAGAAAGTCTGCCGATCGTGAACGCCTCCGGTGGACCCAACTGCCGTGGTCTGCCCAATGTGCCGAGCAAGCAGTTCGGCGGCTCCTGGTACCGCTCACCGTTCCTGGTCACCGACAACGCCTACGTTCCGTACCAGCCGAACACCGAGTTGCAGTTCGACGCGCCATCGACGCTGCAGTGGCTGTTCAACGGCGCCTTCGCGGAAAGGGACGACTTCTGATGAGCCGGTTGCGCCGCGATGAGCGCTTGCGCGAAGAGCCGTCCGCGAAGAAGCGAGGTCTCTGATGAAGCGTGACCGGACGCTGCTATACGTCAGCATCTTCTCGGTGGTCATGGTGTTGGTCGCCGCGATGTTGGTGGTCGTCTTCGGCGAGTTCAGGTTCACCGCGGAGAAGGGCTATCACGCAACGTTCACCGACGCCTCGCGGCTGAAGTCCGGTCAAGACGTGCGGATCGCGGGTGTGCCCGTCGGCACCGTGAACGCGGTGAAGCTGAACGCCGACAACACCGTCGATGTGGCGTTCGACGTCGCCAAGCGCTATCAGCTCTACTCCTCGACGCGTGCAGTGGTGCGCTACGAGAACCTGGTCGGCGACCGGTACCTCGAGATCACCTCGGGCCCGGGTGAGTTGCGCAAGTTGCCGGCCGGCAGCACTATTCCCGTCGCCAACACCCAACCCGCGCTCGATCTGGACGCGTTGCTGGGCGGGCTACGGCCGGTGCTCAAGGGACTCGACGGCCACAAGATCAACGACGTCAGCAGTGCGGTGATCGAACTGCTGCAGGGCCAGGGCGGTGCACTGTCGAACCTACTGTCGACCACCAGTGCGTTCGCCCAGAACCTGGCCGCGCGCGACCAGTTGATCGGCGACGTGATCAACAACCTGAACACGGTGCTGGCCACAGTCGACGAGAGGGGCGCCCAGTTCAACGACAGTGTGGACCAACTTCAGCGGCTCATCACCGGTCTCGCCGAGGGCCGCGACCCGATCGCGGGCGCCATCGGTCCGCTGGCCTCGGCCGAGAACGACCTGACCGACATGCTGCGGCAATCCCGCAGGCCGATCCAGGGTGTCATCGAGAACGTGCGCCCGCTGGCCCAGCGTCTCGACGAGCGTAAGGCCGACGTCAACAAGGTGATCGAACCGCTCGCCGAGAATTATGTTCGGCTCAACGCGCTCGGCGCGTACGGCTCGTTCTTCAACATCTTTTACTGCTCGGTTCGGATGAAGATCAACGGTCCCGCGGGCAGCGACATCCTGATCCCGCTGGGCGGCCCGCCGGATCCGTCGAAGGGCAGGTGTGCGCCGATCAATGAGTAGACCCGACGATTCGAATCCGCTCCGTACCGGCATCTTCGGCATCTTCCTGGTGGTATGCGTGGTGCTGGTGTCGTTCGGTTACAGCAGTCTGCCGTTCTTCCCGCAGGGCAAGCCGTACGAGGCGTACTTCACTGA from Mycobacterium sp. IDR2000157661 harbors:
- a CDS encoding MCE family protein, coding for MAGEDAKRSHVRIAAAILVGILVAATVFTYMSYTAAFTSTDTVTVTSPRAGLVMERDAKVKYRGIQIGEVKSIEYAGDQAKLTLSINSNEMRYVPANADVRIAGNTIFGAKSVEFVPPENPTGQLRPGAAVQASSVQLEVNTLFQTLTDVLQKIDPIQLNAALSALAEGLRGNGDDLGALLAGLNTYLQQLNPKLPTLQEDLRKTAVVANIYGDAGPDLARIFDNAPAISDTIVDEQDNLNATLLAATGLANNGTQTLEPAETDYIAAIQRLRAPLKVASDYSPMFGCLLEGTALAVDRFAPIIGGIRPGLFVSSNFMLGAPAYTYPESLPIVNASGGPNCRGLPNVPSKQFGGSWYRSPFLVTDNAYVPYQPNTELQFDAPSTLQWLFNGAFAERDDF
- a CDS encoding MCE family protein, encoding MKRDRTLLYVSIFSVVMVLVAAMLVVVFGEFRFTAEKGYHATFTDASRLKSGQDVRIAGVPVGTVNAVKLNADNTVDVAFDVAKRYQLYSSTRAVVRYENLVGDRYLEITSGPGELRKLPAGSTIPVANTQPALDLDALLGGLRPVLKGLDGHKINDVSSAVIELLQGQGGALSNLLSTTSAFAQNLAARDQLIGDVINNLNTVLATVDERGAQFNDSVDQLQRLITGLAEGRDPIAGAIGPLASAENDLTDMLRQSRRPIQGVIENVRPLAQRLDERKADVNKVIEPLAENYVRLNALGAYGSFFNIFYCSVRMKINGPAGSDILIPLGGPPDPSKGRCAPINE